A single genomic interval of Ramlibacter sp. harbors:
- the rplK gene encoding 50S ribosomal protein L11: MAKKIVGFVKLQVPAGKANPSPPIGPALGQRGLNIMEFCKAFNAQTQGVEPGLPLPVVITAFADKSFTFIIKTPPATVLIKKAVKLEKGSSTPHSNKVGKITRAQLEEIAKTKLKDMNAASVDAAIRTLAGSARSMGITVEGL; the protein is encoded by the coding sequence ATGGCGAAAAAAATCGTCGGTTTTGTCAAGCTGCAAGTTCCAGCCGGCAAGGCCAATCCCTCACCGCCCATCGGCCCGGCCCTGGGCCAGCGTGGCCTGAACATCATGGAGTTCTGCAAGGCGTTCAACGCCCAGACCCAGGGTGTTGAGCCCGGTCTGCCGCTGCCGGTGGTGATCACCGCGTTCGCGGACAAGAGCTTCACCTTCATCATCAAGACCCCGCCCGCGACGGTCCTGATCAAGAAGGCGGTCAAGCTCGAAAAGGGTTCGTCCACGCCCCACAGCAACAAGGTCGGCAAGATCACCCGGGCCCAGCTCGAGGAAATCGCCAAGACCAAGCTCAAGGACATGAACGCCGCGAGCGTGGATGCCGCCATCCGCACGCTGGCTGGTTCCGCCCGTTCCATGGGCATCACGGTGGAGGGCCTCTAA
- the tuf gene encoding elongation factor Tu: protein MAKGKFERTKPHVNVGTIGHVDHGKTTLTAAITTVLASKFGGEAKGYDQIDAAPEEKARGITINTAHVEYETASRHYAHVDCPGHADYVKNMITGAAQMDGAILVCSAADGPMPQTREHILLARQVGVPHIIVFLNKCDMVDDAELLELVEMEVRELLSKYDFPGDDTPIIHGSAKLAMEGDKGDLGEGAIMKLADAMDSYFPTPERAIDGAFLMPVEDVFSISGRGTVVTGRVERGIVKVGEEIEIVGITPTVKTTCTGVEMFRKLLDQGQAGDNVGILLRGTKREEVQRGQVLCKPGSIKPHTHFTAEVYVLSKDEGGRHTPFFNNYRPQFYFRTTDVTGAIELPKDKEMVMPGDNVSITVKLINPIAMQEGLRFAIREGGKTVGSGVVAKILE from the coding sequence ATGGCAAAAGGAAAATTTGAGCGCACCAAGCCGCACGTGAACGTGGGCACCATTGGTCACGTGGACCATGGCAAGACCACGCTGACGGCGGCCATCACCACGGTGCTGGCCAGCAAGTTTGGTGGCGAAGCCAAGGGTTACGACCAGATTGACGCGGCTCCCGAAGAAAAGGCGCGCGGCATCACCATCAACACCGCCCACGTCGAGTACGAAACCGCTTCGCGCCACTACGCCCACGTGGACTGCCCCGGCCACGCCGACTACGTCAAGAACATGATCACCGGCGCCGCCCAGATGGACGGCGCCATCCTGGTGTGCTCGGCCGCTGACGGCCCCATGCCCCAGACCCGCGAGCACATCCTGCTGGCCCGCCAGGTCGGCGTGCCCCACATCATCGTCTTCCTGAACAAGTGCGACATGGTCGACGACGCCGAACTGCTCGAACTCGTTGAAATGGAAGTGCGCGAGCTGCTCTCCAAGTACGACTTCCCCGGCGACGACACCCCCATCATCCACGGCAGCGCCAAGCTCGCCATGGAAGGCGACAAGGGTGACCTGGGCGAAGGCGCCATCATGAAGCTGGCCGACGCCATGGACAGCTACTTCCCCACGCCCGAGCGCGCCATCGACGGCGCCTTCCTGATGCCCGTGGAAGACGTCTTCTCCATCTCTGGGCGCGGCACCGTCGTGACCGGCCGCGTCGAGCGCGGCATCGTCAAGGTCGGCGAGGAAATCGAAATCGTGGGCATCACCCCCACCGTCAAGACCACCTGCACCGGCGTGGAAATGTTCCGCAAGCTGCTGGACCAGGGCCAGGCCGGCGACAACGTCGGTATCCTGCTGCGCGGCACCAAGCGCGAGGAAGTGCAGCGCGGCCAGGTGCTGTGCAAGCCCGGCTCGATCAAGCCCCACACGCACTTCACCGCTGAAGTCTATGTGCTGAGCAAGGACGAGGGCGGGCGTCACACGCCGTTCTTCAACAACTACCGTCCGCAGTTCTACTTCCGCACCACCGACGTGACCGGTGCGATCGAGCTGCCCAAGGACAAGGAAATGGTCATGCCTGGCGACAACGTCAGCATCACCGTCAAGCTGATCAACCCGATCGCCATGCAGGAAGGCCTGCGCTTCGCCATTCGCGAAGGCGGCAAGACCGTCGGCTCCGGCGTCGTGGCCAAGATTCTGGAGTAA
- the rplA gene encoding 50S ribosomal protein L1, with protein MTKLTKKQKGLQGKVDSTKLYALTDALAIVKEAATAKFDESIDVAVQLGIDAKKSDQVVRGAVVLPNGTGKTKRVAVFAQGAKAEEAKAAGADIVGMDDLAAMVKAGDMPFDVVIAAPDAMRVVGTLGQILGPRGLMPNPKVGTVTPDVATAVKNAKAGQVQFRVDKAGIVHGTIGRRSFDTDKLQGNLAALVDALNKAKPASSKGVYLRKVAVSSTMGVGVRVDTQTISA; from the coding sequence ATGACCAAGCTCACCAAGAAACAAAAGGGCCTGCAGGGCAAGGTTGACAGCACCAAGCTGTACGCCCTGACCGACGCGCTGGCCATCGTCAAGGAAGCCGCCACGGCCAAGTTCGACGAGTCCATCGATGTGGCCGTCCAGCTGGGCATTGACGCCAAGAAGTCCGACCAGGTGGTGCGTGGCGCCGTGGTGCTGCCCAATGGCACCGGCAAGACCAAGCGCGTGGCCGTGTTCGCCCAGGGCGCCAAGGCCGAGGAAGCCAAGGCCGCCGGCGCCGACATCGTCGGCATGGACGACCTGGCCGCCATGGTCAAGGCCGGCGACATGCCCTTTGACGTGGTGATTGCCGCCCCTGACGCGATGCGCGTGGTCGGTACTCTGGGCCAGATCCTGGGCCCGCGCGGCCTGATGCCCAACCCCAAGGTCGGCACCGTGACGCCCGACGTGGCCACCGCGGTGAAGAACGCCAAGGCAGGCCAGGTCCAGTTCCGCGTCGACAAGGCCGGCATCGTGCACGGCACGATCGGCCGCCGTTCGTTCGACACCGACAAGCTGCAGGGCAACCTGGCGGCGCTGGTGGATGCGCTCAACAAGGCCAAGCCTGCGTCGAGCAAGGGTGTGTACCTGAGGAAAGTCGCGGTCTCGTCGACGATGGGTGTGGGTGTCCGCGTGGACACGCAAACCATCTCGGCGTAA
- a CDS encoding patatin-like phospholipase family protein, producing MTLPATPAQRTINLALQGGGSHGAFTWGVLDALLADPRIAIEGISGASAGAVNAVALADGYARAQAAGTDPRQAARESLARVWGEVSALGHIGALQKGVASLLWGAIPKELAPTNFFASAMQGWFSPYQSNPLDINPLRELLTRLIDFKALGALQSPRVFVSATHVNTGKAALFTGADVTPQAVMASACLPMLFQAVEIDGQHYWDGGYSVNPALTPLIDHCASADIVLVQINPLRREDTPRTPADILDRVNELTFNASLLTQVRSIDFINRLLAEGSLRGSRCRRVLLHRIDGGEAIQHYPASSRASADPDLIQALFKLGQTSGQEWLQKHFVALGQRSTVDIGQDYLDDTRLDSLPRPHHGQPPPPRRGLKSLISRLFGRRA from the coding sequence ATGACCCTCCCCGCCACCCCGGCCCAGCGCACCATCAACCTTGCCCTGCAGGGCGGCGGCTCCCACGGCGCCTTCACCTGGGGCGTGCTGGACGCCCTGCTGGCCGACCCGCGGATCGCCATTGAGGGCATCAGCGGCGCCAGCGCGGGCGCGGTGAACGCCGTGGCGCTGGCCGACGGCTACGCGCGCGCCCAGGCTGCGGGCACCGACCCGCGCCAGGCCGCGCGCGAGTCGCTGGCCCGGGTCTGGGGCGAGGTGTCGGCCCTGGGCCACATCGGCGCCCTGCAAAAAGGAGTGGCCAGCCTGTTGTGGGGCGCCATTCCGAAGGAGTTGGCGCCTACCAACTTCTTTGCCAGCGCGATGCAGGGCTGGTTCTCGCCGTACCAGTCCAACCCGCTGGACATCAACCCGCTGCGCGAACTGCTGACCCGCCTGATCGACTTCAAGGCGCTGGGCGCGCTGCAGTCGCCGCGGGTGTTTGTGTCGGCCACCCATGTCAACACCGGCAAGGCGGCCCTGTTCACCGGCGCCGACGTCACGCCCCAGGCGGTGATGGCCTCGGCCTGCCTGCCCATGCTGTTTCAGGCCGTGGAGATCGACGGCCAGCATTACTGGGACGGCGGCTATTCGGTGAACCCGGCGCTGACGCCGCTGATCGACCACTGCGCCAGCGCCGACATCGTGCTGGTGCAGATCAACCCGCTGCGGCGCGAGGACACGCCGCGCACCCCGGCCGACATCCTGGACCGGGTCAACGAGCTGACCTTCAACGCCAGCCTGCTGACCCAGGTGCGTTCGATCGACTTCATCAACCGGCTGCTGGCCGAGGGCTCGCTGCGCGGTTCGCGCTGCCGGCGCGTGCTGCTGCACCGCATCGATGGCGGCGAAGCCATCCAGCACTACCCCGCCTCGTCGCGCGCCTCGGCCGACCCCGACCTGATCCAGGCGCTGTTCAAGCTCGGGCAGACCTCGGGCCAGGAGTGGCTGCAAAAGCACTTCGTGGCGCTGGGCCAGCGCAGCACGGTGGACATCGGCCAGGATTACCTGGACGACACGCGGCTGGACAGCCTGCCCCGGCCACACCACGGGCAGCCGCCGCCACCGCGGCGGGGCCTGAAATCGCTGATCAGCCGGCTGTTTGGCCGCCGGGCCTAG
- a CDS encoding uracil-DNA glycosylase: MAAAIGLQASLALEPGPATALTAWKPRAWPVAAGWRPVLDDFLDSPTGQQLGRFIEARLAAGATLYPPQPFRALELTPLAGVKLVILGQDPYHGPGQAEGLAFSVPPGVRPPPSLRNIFKELQREFGTPPPASGSLQGWARQGVLLLNTSLTVEDGQPASHARQGWEALTDALIGAVAAQASPCVYLLWGAHAQAKAGLIEAAAATHQREALVLRANHPSPLSALRPPVPFIGCGHFGLARDWLAERGVELRF; the protein is encoded by the coding sequence ATGGCCGCCGCTATTGGACTCCAGGCCAGTTTGGCACTTGAACCCGGGCCAGCCACCGCGCTCACGGCCTGGAAGCCCCGGGCCTGGCCCGTGGCCGCCGGCTGGCGGCCGGTGCTGGATGATTTTCTTGACAGCCCGACCGGCCAGCAGCTGGGCCGCTTTATCGAGGCGCGGCTGGCCGCCGGCGCCACCCTCTACCCGCCGCAGCCGTTTCGCGCGCTGGAACTCACGCCGCTGGCCGGCGTGAAGCTGGTGATCCTGGGGCAGGACCCGTACCACGGCCCCGGGCAGGCCGAGGGGCTCGCGTTCTCGGTGCCGCCGGGCGTGCGGCCGCCGCCCTCGCTGCGCAACATCTTCAAGGAACTGCAGCGCGAGTTCGGCACGCCGCCCCCGGCCAGCGGCTCGCTGCAGGGCTGGGCGCGCCAGGGCGTGCTGCTGCTCAACACCAGCCTCACGGTGGAAGACGGCCAGCCCGCCAGCCATGCGCGCCAGGGCTGGGAGGCGCTGACCGACGCGCTGATCGGCGCCGTGGCGGCCCAGGCCTCACCCTGCGTCTACCTGCTGTGGGGCGCGCATGCCCAGGCCAAGGCCGGGCTGATCGAGGCGGCGGCGGCCACCCACCAGCGCGAGGCGCTGGTGCTGCGCGCCAACCACCCGTCGCCGCTGTCGGCGCTGCGGCCACCCGTGCCCTTCATCGGCTGCGGGCATTTCGGCCTTGCGCGCGACTGGCTGGCCGAACGCGGCGTCGAGCTGCGGTTCTAG
- the secE gene encoding preprotein translocase subunit SecE, with protein MATSQVETVSSAADKAKLAAVVALVIAAVAGFYLLGKQGPVAQWGALLVGLGAAVVVFVTSERGKEFVAFGRDAWREVKKVVWPTRKEAIQMTAYVIAFCAVMAIFLWLTDKTLEWLFYDIILGWKK; from the coding sequence ATGGCCACTTCGCAAGTTGAAACCGTCAGTTCCGCAGCCGACAAGGCCAAGCTGGCCGCTGTGGTGGCTCTGGTCATTGCGGCGGTGGCGGGCTTCTACCTGCTTGGCAAACAGGGCCCGGTCGCCCAGTGGGGCGCCTTGCTGGTGGGTCTGGGTGCCGCGGTGGTGGTCTTTGTGACCTCCGAGCGCGGCAAGGAATTCGTGGCCTTCGGGCGCGACGCCTGGCGCGAAGTCAAGAAAGTGGTCTGGCCCACCCGCAAGGAAGCGATCCAGATGACCGCCTATGTCATTGCATTTTGCGCGGTCATGGCCATCTTCCTGTGGCTCACCGACAAAACGCTGGAATGGCTGTTCTACGACATCATTCTTGGCTGGAAGAAGTAA
- the rplL gene encoding 50S ribosomal protein L7/L12 encodes MAFDKDAFLTSLDSMTVMELNDLVKAIEEKFGVSAAAMAAPAAGGGAAAPAAEEKTEFNVMLLEAGANKVSVIKAVREITGLGLKEAKDMVDGAPKAVKEGVSKADADAAKKKLEEAGAKVELK; translated from the coding sequence ATGGCATTCGATAAAGACGCATTTTTGACCTCGCTGGACAGCATGACGGTCATGGAACTCAACGACCTGGTGAAAGCCATCGAAGAGAAGTTTGGCGTGAGCGCCGCGGCCATGGCCGCGCCCGCTGCTGGTGGTGGCGCTGCCGCCCCCGCCGCCGAAGAGAAGACCGAATTCAACGTGATGCTGCTTGAGGCCGGCGCCAACAAGGTGTCGGTCATCAAGGCCGTGCGCGAAATCACCGGCCTGGGCCTCAAGGAAGCCAAGGACATGGTTGATGGCGCGCCCAAGGCCGTCAAGGAAGGCGTGTCCAAGGCTGACGCCGACGCCGCCAAGAAGAAGCTCGAAGAAGCTGGCGCGAAGGTCGAACTCAAGTAA
- the rpoB gene encoding DNA-directed RNA polymerase subunit beta — MAYTYTERKRIRKSFGSRDSVLEVPYLLQMQKDAYTAFLQADSAPQKRTVEGLQAAFDAAFPIVSHNGFVEMKFIEYNLAKPAFDVRECQTRGLTFASAVRAKVQLIIYDRESSTPQSKVVKEVKEQEVYMGEVPLMTDKGSFIINGTERVIVSQLHRSPGVFFEHDKGKTHSSGKLLFSARIIPYRGSWLDFEFDPKDILYFRVDRRRKMPVTILLKAIGLNPESILANFFVNDNFRLMDSGAQMEFVAERLRGEVARFDITDKSGKVVVAKDKRVTARHTRELEQSGTTHISVPEDFLVGRVVARNIVDADTGEIIAKANDELTEALLKKLRTAGVQDLQVIYTNELDQGAYMSQTLRIDETVDEFAARVAIYRMMRPGEPPTEDAVQALFQRLFYNPDTYDLSRVGRMKFNAKMGRDESTGPMVLTNEDILAVVKILVDLRNGNGEVDDIDHLGNRRVRCVGELAENQYRTGLARIEKAVKERLGQAEQDPLMPHDLINSKPISAALKEFFGASQLSQFMDQTNPLSEITHKRRVSALGPGGLTRERAGFEVRDVHVTHYGRVCPIETPEGPNIGLINSLALYARLNEYGFIETPYRRVVDGKVTMDIDYLSAIEEGKYVIAQANATLDKDGKLADELVSAREKGESILCGADRVQYMDVSPAQIVSVAASLVPFLEHDDANRALMGANMQRQAVPVLRPEKAFVGTGIERVSAVDSGTVVTANRGGVVDYVDATRIVVRVNDAEAQAGEVGVDIYNLIKYQRSNQNTNIHQRPIVKRGDQIARGDVIADGASTDIGELALGQNMLVAFMPWNGYNFEDSILISERVVADDRYTSIHIEELVVMARDTKLGAEEITRDIPNLSEQQLNRLDESGIIYVGAEVQPGDTLVGKVTPKGETTLTPEEKLLRAIFGEKASDVKDTSLRVDQGSQGTVIDVQVFTREGITRDKRAQQIIDDELKRFRLDLNDQLRIVEADAFDRIEKLLNGKVANGGPQKLAKGTKIDKAYLASVEKFHWFDIRPADDDVASQLESIKNSIEQQRHSFDLAFEEKRKKLTQGDELPAGVLKMVKVYLAVKRRLQPGDKMAGRHGNKGVVSKIVPVEDMPYMADGTPCDIVLNPLGVPSRMNVGQVLEVHLGWAAKGIGQRIGDMLQAEAKVAELRKFMDELYNSSGRKEDLAKLSDADVLEMAGNLSKGVPFATPVFDGASEEEIRAMLKLAFPDDIVKAKGLTATRTQAHLYDGRTGDAFERPTTVGYMHVLKLHHLVDDKMHARSTGPYSLVTQQPLGGKAQFGGQRFGEMEVWALEAYGAAYVLQEMLTVKSDDVQGRTKVYESIVKGEHSIEAGMPESFNVLVKEIRSLGIDIELERS; from the coding sequence ATGGCCTACACCTATACCGAACGCAAGCGCATCCGCAAGAGTTTCGGCAGCCGCGACAGCGTGCTGGAAGTTCCTTACCTGTTGCAGATGCAGAAGGACGCGTACACCGCGTTCCTGCAGGCTGACTCCGCCCCGCAAAAACGGACCGTTGAAGGTCTGCAGGCGGCGTTTGACGCTGCCTTCCCCATCGTCTCGCACAACGGGTTTGTCGAGATGAAGTTCATCGAATACAACCTGGCCAAGCCGGCCTTCGACGTGCGCGAGTGCCAGACCCGCGGGCTGACCTTCGCGTCGGCCGTGCGCGCCAAGGTGCAGCTGATCATCTATGACCGCGAGTCCTCGACGCCGCAGTCCAAGGTGGTCAAGGAAGTGAAGGAGCAGGAAGTCTACATGGGCGAAGTGCCCCTGATGACCGACAAGGGCTCGTTCATCATCAACGGCACCGAGCGCGTGATCGTCTCGCAGCTGCACCGCTCGCCGGGCGTGTTCTTCGAGCACGACAAGGGCAAGACCCACAGCTCGGGCAAGCTGCTGTTTTCAGCGCGCATCATCCCCTACCGTGGCTCCTGGCTCGACTTCGAGTTCGACCCCAAGGACATCCTGTACTTCCGCGTGGACCGCCGCCGCAAGATGCCGGTCACGATCCTGCTCAAGGCCATCGGCCTGAACCCCGAGTCCATCCTGGCGAACTTCTTCGTCAATGACAACTTCCGCCTGATGGACAGCGGCGCGCAGATGGAATTCGTCGCCGAGCGCCTGCGCGGCGAGGTGGCGCGCTTCGACATCACCGACAAGTCCGGCAAGGTCGTGGTCGCCAAGGACAAGCGTGTCACGGCCCGCCACACCCGCGAACTGGAGCAGTCCGGCACCACGCACATCAGCGTGCCCGAAGACTTCCTGGTGGGCCGCGTGGTCGCGCGCAACATCGTCGACGCCGACACCGGCGAGATCATCGCCAAGGCCAATGACGAGCTGACCGAAGCCCTGCTCAAGAAGCTGCGCACGGCCGGCGTGCAGGATCTGCAGGTCATCTACACCAACGAACTCGACCAGGGCGCGTACATGTCGCAGACCCTGCGCATCGACGAAACGGTGGACGAGTTCGCCGCCCGCGTGGCCATCTACCGCATGATGCGCCCCGGCGAGCCGCCGACCGAAGACGCCGTGCAGGCCCTGTTTCAGCGCCTGTTCTACAACCCGGACACCTACGACCTGTCGCGCGTGGGCCGCATGAAGTTCAACGCCAAGATGGGCCGCGACGAATCCACGGGCCCGATGGTGCTGACCAATGAGGATATTTTGGCCGTGGTCAAGATCCTGGTGGACCTGCGCAACGGCAACGGCGAGGTCGATGACATCGACCACCTGGGCAACCGCCGCGTGCGCTGCGTCGGTGAACTGGCCGAAAACCAGTACCGCACCGGCCTGGCCCGCATCGAGAAGGCCGTCAAGGAACGCCTCGGCCAGGCCGAGCAGGACCCGCTGATGCCGCACGACCTGATCAACTCCAAGCCGATTTCCGCGGCGCTCAAGGAGTTCTTCGGTGCCTCGCAGTTGTCGCAGTTCATGGACCAGACCAACCCGCTGTCCGAGATCACGCACAAGCGTCGCGTCTCGGCCCTGGGCCCGGGCGGCCTGACCCGCGAGCGCGCCGGCTTCGAGGTGCGCGACGTGCACGTCACCCACTACGGCCGTGTCTGCCCCATTGAAACGCCTGAAGGCCCGAACATCGGCCTGATCAACTCGCTGGCCCTGTACGCCCGCCTCAACGAGTACGGCTTCATCGAGACGCCGTACCGCCGGGTGGTGGACGGCAAGGTCACCATGGACATCGACTACCTGTCGGCCATCGAGGAAGGCAAGTACGTGATCGCCCAGGCCAACGCCACGCTCGACAAGGACGGCAAGCTGGCCGACGAGCTGGTGTCCGCCCGCGAAAAGGGTGAATCCATCCTCTGCGGCGCGGACCGCGTGCAGTACATGGACGTGTCGCCCGCGCAGATCGTGTCGGTGGCCGCCTCGCTGGTGCCCTTCCTGGAGCACGACGATGCGAACCGCGCGCTGATGGGCGCCAACATGCAGCGCCAGGCCGTGCCCGTGCTGCGCCCCGAGAAAGCCTTTGTCGGCACCGGCATCGAGCGCGTCTCGGCGGTGGACTCCGGCACCGTGGTCACCGCCAACCGCGGCGGCGTGGTGGACTACGTGGACGCCACCCGCATCGTGGTGCGCGTGAACGATGCCGAAGCGCAGGCCGGTGAAGTGGGTGTGGACATCTACAACCTGATCAAGTACCAGCGTTCCAACCAGAACACCAACATCCACCAGCGCCCGATCGTCAAGCGCGGCGACCAGATCGCCAGGGGCGATGTGATCGCTGACGGCGCCTCGACCGACATCGGCGAGCTGGCGCTGGGCCAGAACATGCTGGTGGCCTTCATGCCCTGGAACGGCTACAACTTCGAAGACTCGATCCTGATCTCCGAGCGCGTGGTGGCCGACGACCGCTACACCTCGATCCACATCGAGGAGCTGGTGGTCATGGCCCGCGACACCAAGCTGGGTGCCGAGGAAATCACGCGCGACATCCCCAATCTGTCGGAGCAGCAGCTCAACCGGCTGGACGAGTCGGGCATCATCTACGTGGGCGCCGAAGTGCAGCCCGGCGACACGCTGGTCGGCAAGGTCACGCCCAAGGGCGAGACCACGCTCACGCCTGAAGAGAAGCTGCTGCGCGCGATCTTCGGCGAGAAGGCCTCCGACGTGAAGGACACCTCGCTGCGCGTGGACCAGGGCTCACAAGGCACCGTGATCGACGTGCAGGTGTTCACCCGCGAAGGCATCACGCGCGACAAGCGCGCCCAGCAGATCATCGACGACGAGCTCAAACGCTTCCGCCTCGACCTGAACGACCAGCTGCGCATTGTCGAAGCCGACGCGTTCGACCGGATCGAGAAGCTGCTCAATGGCAAGGTCGCCAACGGTGGCCCGCAGAAGCTGGCCAAGGGCACCAAGATCGACAAGGCCTACCTGGCCTCGGTGGAGAAATTCCACTGGTTCGACATCCGCCCCGCCGATGACGACGTGGCCTCGCAGCTCGAGTCCATCAAGAACTCGATCGAACAGCAGCGTCACAGCTTCGACCTGGCCTTCGAGGAAAAGCGCAAGAAGCTCACGCAGGGCGACGAGCTGCCCGCTGGCGTGCTCAAGATGGTCAAGGTCTACCTGGCCGTCAAGCGCCGCCTGCAGCCCGGCGACAAGATGGCCGGCCGCCACGGCAACAAGGGCGTGGTGTCCAAGATCGTTCCGGTCGAGGACATGCCCTACATGGCCGATGGCACGCCGTGCGACATCGTGCTCAACCCGCTGGGCGTGCCTTCGCGCATGAACGTGGGCCAGGTGCTGGAAGTGCACCTGGGCTGGGCCGCCAAGGGCATTGGCCAGCGCATCGGTGACATGCTGCAGGCCGAAGCCAAGGTGGCCGAGCTGCGCAAGTTCATGGACGAGCTGTACAACAGCTCGGGCCGCAAGGAAGACCTGGCCAAGCTGTCCGACGCCGATGTGCTGGAGATGGCCGGCAACCTGTCCAAGGGTGTTCCGTTCGCCACGCCGGTGTTCGATGGCGCCTCGGAAGAGGAAATCCGCGCCATGCTGAAGCTGGCGTTCCCCGACGACATCGTCAAGGCCAAGGGCCTGACGGCCACGCGCACCCAGGCCCACCTGTACGACGGGCGCACCGGTGATGCCTTCGAGCGCCCGACCACGGTCGGCTACATGCACGTGCTCAAGCTGCACCACCTGGTGGACGACAAGATGCACGCCCGCTCGACCGGCCCGTACTCGCTGGTCACGCAGCAGCCGCTGGGCGGCAAGGCCCAGTTCGGCGGCCAGCGCTTCGGCGAGATGGAAGTCTGGGCGCTCGAGGCCTACGGCGCCGCCTACGTGCTGCAGGAAATGCTCACGGTGAAGTCCGACGACGTGCAGGGCCGCACCAAGGTGTACGAGTCCATCGTCAAGGGTGAGCACTCGATCGAGGCCGGCATGCCGGAATCGTTCAACGTGCTGGTCAAGGAAATTCGTTCGCTCGGTATCGACATCGAGCTCGAGCGCTCTTAA
- the nusG gene encoding transcription termination/antitermination protein NusG, whose translation MTEAETPAVDSAPAAPVNPDLRWYVVHAYSGMEKAVERNIIERINRAGMQSKFGRILVPTEEVVEVKNGQKRTTERRFFPGYVLVEMIMDDESWHLVKHTNKVTGFVGGAKNRPAPISEEEVQKIVSQMQEGTDKPRHKVEFVVGEYVRVKDGPFTDFNGTVEEVNYEKSKVRVSVTIFGRATPVELEFSQVEKT comes from the coding sequence ATGACTGAAGCTGAAACCCCTGCCGTCGACTCCGCACCCGCCGCCCCGGTCAACCCGGACCTGCGCTGGTATGTCGTCCATGCCTACTCGGGCATGGAGAAAGCGGTGGAGCGCAACATCATCGAGCGCATCAACCGGGCCGGCATGCAGAGCAAGTTCGGCCGCATCCTGGTGCCCACCGAAGAAGTGGTCGAGGTCAAGAACGGCCAGAAGCGCACCACCGAGCGCCGCTTTTTCCCGGGCTACGTGCTGGTCGAGATGATCATGGACGACGAGTCCTGGCACCTGGTGAAGCACACCAACAAGGTGACCGGCTTTGTCGGCGGCGCCAAGAACCGCCCGGCCCCGATCTCCGAGGAAGAAGTCCAGAAGATCGTGAGCCAGATGCAGGAAGGCACCGACAAGCCGCGCCACAAGGTGGAGTTTGTCGTGGGCGAGTACGTGCGCGTCAAGGACGGCCCGTTCACCGACTTCAACGGCACGGTCGAGGAAGTCAACTACGAAAAGAGCAAGGTTCGCGTGTCGGTCACGATTTTCGGTCGTGCCACGCCCGTCGAACTCGAATTCAGTCAGGTCGAAAAAACCTGA
- the rplJ gene encoding 50S ribosomal protein L10, translating to MSLNRSEKEAVIEEVTGLAAKAQTLVMAEYRGITVADMTRLRNDARSKGVNLSVLKNTLARRAVAGSAFEVVGDQMTGPLIYGFSVDAVAAAKVVADFAKTNDKLVIRGGAFAGKALDVNGVKQLANIPSKDVLLAQLCGLLMSPISRTAVVLGALAAKKGGGAEAAPEAAPEPAAA from the coding sequence TTGAGTCTGAATCGCAGTGAGAAAGAAGCGGTCATTGAAGAAGTGACCGGCCTCGCCGCAAAAGCTCAAACGCTGGTGATGGCGGAATACCGCGGCATCACGGTCGCTGACATGACCAGACTGCGTAACGATGCGCGCAGCAAGGGCGTGAACCTGAGCGTGTTGAAAAACACCCTGGCTCGCCGTGCTGTCGCAGGGAGCGCGTTTGAAGTCGTCGGTGACCAGATGACCGGTCCGCTGATCTATGGCTTCTCTGTGGATGCTGTGGCCGCCGCCAAGGTGGTGGCCGACTTCGCGAAAACCAACGACAAGCTGGTGATTCGCGGTGGCGCATTCGCGGGCAAGGCCCTGGATGTCAACGGTGTGAAACAGCTGGCCAACATTCCCTCCAAGGACGTGTTGCTGGCTCAGCTTTGTGGCCTGTTGATGTCGCCCATCTCGCGCACCGCCGTGGTGCTTGGCGCATTGGCAGCGAAAAAGGGTGGTGGCGCTGAAGCCGCTCCCGAGGCAGCCCCTGAACCCGCCGCCGCCTGA